The Streptomyces tendae genome has a window encoding:
- a CDS encoding ABC transporter permease, with protein MSTALVNTAVLKTELKLFRREPGGIFWIMLFPTLLLVILGSIPSFREADPALGGLRPVDAYVPVAVLLGLIIGGLQGMPPTLTGYRETGILRRMSTTPVRPSALLTAQMLVLGAASLVSALLSLAVGRIAFDVALPRQPLGHLLALLLALLASLALGALVSALSRTAKIATAIGSTALFPSMFTAGVWLPVEAMPDLMADIVGWTPFGAAAQALDAAAAGDWPGTDHLAVVAGWAVLLTAAAVRWFRWE; from the coding sequence ATGAGTACCGCCCTCGTGAACACCGCTGTGCTCAAGACGGAGTTGAAGCTCTTCCGGCGCGAACCCGGCGGCATCTTCTGGATCATGCTCTTCCCGACCCTGCTGCTGGTGATCCTGGGCTCCATCCCGTCCTTCCGGGAGGCCGACCCCGCCCTCGGCGGGCTGCGCCCGGTCGACGCCTACGTCCCGGTCGCCGTCCTCCTCGGGCTGATCATCGGCGGGCTCCAGGGCATGCCGCCCACCCTCACCGGTTACCGGGAGACCGGCATCCTGCGCCGGATGTCGACCACACCGGTCCGTCCCTCCGCCCTGCTCACCGCGCAGATGCTGGTGCTCGGCGCCGCCTCGCTGGTCTCCGCCCTGCTCAGCCTCGCCGTCGGCCGGATCGCGTTCGACGTGGCCCTGCCCCGGCAGCCGCTCGGCCACCTGCTCGCCCTGCTGCTGGCCCTGCTCGCCTCGCTCGCCCTGGGCGCGCTGGTGAGCGCCCTGTCCCGCACCGCGAAGATCGCCACCGCGATCGGCTCGACCGCGCTGTTCCCGTCCATGTTCACCGCGGGCGTGTGGCTGCCGGTCGAGGCCATGCCGGACCTGATGGCCGACATCGTCGGCTGGACCCCGTTCGGCGCCGCCGCGCAGGCCCTCGACGCGGCCGCGGCGGGCGACTGGCCCGGCACGGACCACCTCGCCGTGGTGGCGGGCTGGGCGGTGCTGCTCACCGCCGCGGCGGTGCGCTGGTTCCGCTGGGAGTGA
- a CDS encoding sensor histidine kinase, protein MTESARLEDRWAVFDRWGPYGLLVLGVVLAWATADALGMSTGERRASGALVAVAVAVELWWGVRSRTRPPGPSAAGIRQYALRWGIGFALTWLNPLFAFYAVIGYFSTERLLPRSLRKAGLCATAVTLAGSQSGGLPPHDGLGWTLFGALLAANGALVLLFGHFADLEEDRGRARVETISELERTNTALQQALDENAALHSQLLVQAREAGVAHERRRLAAEIHDTLAQGLTGIIAQLQVTANTPDPAAARVHLDRALALARENLGEARRSVHNLSPVALADGGLPEALKRTVTEWGERTGVRAEFTVTGTAEPLHDEMAATLLRIAQEALSNTARHARAGRAGVTLSYMGDEIVLDVRDDGRGFDPLALRARTSAGGFGLDGMRARAERVAGSLTVESEPGGGTAVSARVPLVRHDP, encoded by the coding sequence ATGACGGAATCGGCCCGACTCGAGGACCGCTGGGCGGTCTTCGACCGCTGGGGCCCCTACGGTCTGCTGGTGCTGGGTGTCGTGTTGGCCTGGGCGACCGCCGACGCCCTCGGCATGAGCACCGGCGAACGGCGGGCCTCCGGCGCCCTCGTCGCCGTGGCGGTCGCCGTGGAGCTGTGGTGGGGCGTGCGGTCGCGCACCCGGCCGCCCGGACCGTCCGCGGCGGGCATCCGGCAGTACGCCCTGCGCTGGGGCATCGGCTTCGCCCTCACCTGGCTGAACCCGCTGTTCGCCTTCTACGCCGTCATCGGCTACTTCAGCACCGAGCGCCTGCTGCCGCGTTCGCTGCGCAAGGCGGGCCTGTGCGCCACCGCGGTGACCCTGGCCGGTTCCCAGTCGGGCGGACTGCCGCCGCACGACGGGCTCGGCTGGACGCTCTTCGGGGCCCTCCTGGCCGCCAACGGCGCCCTGGTCCTGCTCTTCGGGCACTTCGCCGACCTGGAGGAGGACCGCGGCCGGGCCCGCGTGGAGACCATCTCCGAACTGGAGCGCACCAACACCGCGTTGCAGCAGGCCCTCGACGAGAACGCCGCCCTGCACTCCCAGCTCCTCGTCCAGGCGCGTGAGGCCGGGGTCGCCCACGAGCGCCGGAGGCTGGCCGCCGAGATCCACGACACCCTGGCCCAGGGGCTCACCGGCATTATCGCGCAGCTCCAGGTCACTGCCAACACCCCCGACCCGGCCGCGGCCCGCGTCCACCTGGACCGGGCCCTCGCCCTGGCCCGCGAGAACCTCGGCGAGGCCCGCCGCTCCGTGCACAACCTGTCCCCGGTCGCGCTGGCCGACGGCGGACTGCCCGAGGCGCTGAAGCGGACCGTCACCGAGTGGGGCGAGCGCACCGGGGTGCGCGCCGAGTTCACGGTCACCGGGACCGCCGAGCCGCTGCACGACGAGATGGCGGCCACCCTGCTGCGCATCGCCCAGGAGGCCCTGTCCAACACGGCACGGCACGCGCGGGCCGGCCGGGCCGGCGTCACCCTCTCCTACATGGGGGACGAGATCGTCCTCGACGTCCGCGACGACGGCCGCGGTTTCGACCCGCTCGCCCTCCGGGCCCGCACCTCCGCCGGGGGCTTCGGCCTCGACGGCATGCGGGCCCGCGCCGAACGCGTCGCCGGGTCCCTCACCGTGGAGTCCGAACCCGGCGGCGGCACGGCGGTCTCGGCCCGCGTACCGTTGGTCCGCCATGACCCATGA
- a CDS encoding response regulator: MSEEAVISLLVVDDHPVVRDGLRGMFESAPGFRVLGEAADGAAALERAKALDPDVILMDLRMPGTGGVEAIRELTRRGARARVLVLTTYDTDSDTLPAIEAGATGYLLKDAPREELFAAVRAAAEGRSVLSPAVASRLVSAVRAPRTAGGEPLSAREREVLTLVAKGTSNREIARELFISEATVKTHLTHIFGKLGAKDRAAAVAVAYDRGILG, translated from the coding sequence GTGTCCGAAGAGGCCGTGATCTCCCTGCTGGTCGTCGACGACCACCCGGTCGTACGGGACGGCCTGCGGGGCATGTTCGAGTCCGCGCCCGGCTTCCGCGTCCTCGGCGAGGCGGCCGACGGCGCGGCGGCGCTGGAGCGGGCCAAGGCCCTGGACCCCGACGTGATCCTCATGGACCTGCGGATGCCCGGCACGGGCGGCGTGGAGGCGATCCGGGAGCTGACCCGTAGGGGCGCCCGTGCCCGGGTCCTCGTACTGACCACGTACGACACCGACTCCGACACCCTCCCCGCGATCGAGGCGGGCGCCACCGGCTATCTGCTCAAGGACGCGCCGCGCGAGGAGCTGTTCGCCGCCGTCCGGGCCGCCGCCGAGGGCCGTTCCGTGTTGTCCCCGGCCGTCGCCTCCCGTCTCGTGTCCGCCGTCCGCGCGCCCCGCACCGCCGGCGGCGAACCGCTCTCCGCACGCGAGAGGGAGGTGCTAACGCTGGTTGCCAAGGGCACCTCCAACCGGGAGATCGCCCGCGAGCTGTTCATCAGCGAGGCCACGGTCAAGACGCACCTCACCCACATCTTCGGCAAGCTCGGCGCCAAGGACCGGGCGGCCGCCGTGGCGGTGGCGTACGACCGGGGCATCCTCGGCTGA
- the glgX gene encoding glycogen debranching protein GlgX translates to MSSAAEQEAVAAERATGDGRPAVVVNGARPAPPVPTVPVRPGRPTPLGARFRTGPDGVAGTNFALWAGGAEGVELCLFDERGRESRARLTELTHGIWHGFVPGVLPGRRYGYRVHGRWDPWTGARWNPAKLLLDPYARAVDDPAGNDFGGLPPEVYGHVRDWPEQHVADTVRDDRDSAPFVPKGVVVHDDDDWADDRRPKTPWADSVIYELHVRGFTMRHPGVPEELRGTYAGLAHPAAIEHLVKLGVTAVELLPVHQFAHEDHLLRRGLRNHWGYNSVGYFAPHAAYAASGTAGQQVGEFKRMVRALHAAGIEVILDVVYNHTAEAGELGPTLSLKGIDNRGYYRLQPDARRYADYTGCGNTLHVVQPHVLRLITDSLRYWVTEMGVDGFRFDLAAALARSMHDVDMLSPFLAVIAQDPVLRRVKLIAEPWDVGSGGYQVGAFPPLWTEWNDRYRDAVRDFWRHALPDVREMGYRLSGSSDLYAWGGRRPYASVNFVTAHDGFTLRDLVSYDRKHNEANGEGNRDGTNDNRSWNCGAEGETDDGDVRALRRRQLRNLLTTLLLSTGVPMLVAGDEMGRTQRGNNNAYCQDNEIGWVDWSLRDDPEWRPLLELTSRLIALRHRHPVLRRRSFFSGRAHSADGLRDLAWFTPHGREMTEGDWYAPAASLGMYLSGRDIPGRDEEGAPVVDDSFLAVLHAGPDPVDFVLPGAPWAERYEVVVDTAREEQDAAPAVVHRAGAPVAVPGRSVLLLRVLP, encoded by the coding sequence GTGTCCAGCGCAGCCGAGCAGGAGGCGGTGGCCGCAGAGCGGGCCACCGGGGACGGGCGCCCGGCCGTCGTCGTGAACGGCGCGCGGCCGGCGCCGCCCGTGCCCACGGTGCCCGTCCGGCCGGGCCGGCCGACGCCGCTGGGCGCCCGGTTCCGCACCGGTCCGGACGGGGTGGCGGGGACCAACTTCGCGCTCTGGGCGGGCGGCGCGGAGGGCGTGGAACTGTGTCTGTTCGACGAGCGGGGCCGGGAGAGCAGGGCCCGGCTGACCGAGCTGACGCACGGCATCTGGCATGGCTTCGTGCCGGGTGTGCTGCCCGGCCGGCGCTACGGCTACCGGGTGCACGGCCGCTGGGACCCGTGGACCGGCGCCCGCTGGAACCCGGCGAAGCTGCTGCTCGACCCGTACGCCCGCGCGGTGGACGACCCCGCGGGCAACGACTTCGGGGGGCTGCCGCCCGAGGTGTACGGGCATGTCCGCGACTGGCCGGAGCAGCATGTCGCGGACACCGTGCGCGACGACCGGGACTCGGCGCCGTTCGTGCCGAAGGGGGTCGTCGTCCATGACGACGACGACTGGGCGGACGACCGCCGTCCGAAGACCCCGTGGGCCGACTCGGTGATCTACGAGCTGCACGTGCGCGGCTTCACCATGCGGCATCCGGGCGTCCCGGAGGAACTGCGCGGCACCTACGCCGGGCTGGCGCACCCGGCGGCGATCGAGCACCTGGTGAAGCTGGGGGTCACGGCGGTCGAGCTGCTGCCGGTGCACCAGTTCGCGCACGAGGACCACCTGCTGCGCCGGGGCCTGCGCAACCACTGGGGCTACAACTCCGTCGGCTACTTCGCTCCGCACGCCGCCTACGCTGCCTCCGGGACGGCCGGACAGCAGGTCGGCGAGTTCAAACGGATGGTGCGCGCGCTGCACGCGGCCGGCATCGAGGTGATCCTCGACGTCGTCTACAACCACACCGCCGAAGCCGGCGAGCTGGGTCCCACACTGTCGCTGAAGGGCATCGACAACCGCGGCTACTACCGTCTCCAGCCGGACGCCCGCCGCTACGCCGACTACACCGGCTGCGGCAACACCCTGCACGTGGTGCAGCCGCATGTGCTGCGGCTGATCACGGACTCGCTGCGTTACTGGGTGACGGAGATGGGCGTCGACGGCTTCCGCTTCGACCTGGCGGCGGCGCTGGCCCGTTCCATGCACGACGTCGACATGCTGTCGCCGTTCCTCGCGGTGATCGCGCAGGACCCGGTGCTGCGCCGGGTCAAGCTGATCGCGGAACCGTGGGACGTCGGCTCGGGCGGCTACCAGGTGGGCGCCTTCCCACCCCTGTGGACGGAGTGGAACGACCGCTACCGGGACGCCGTGCGGGATTTCTGGCGGCACGCGCTGCCGGACGTACGGGAGATGGGCTACCGGCTGTCCGGGTCCAGCGACCTGTACGCCTGGGGCGGGCGGCGGCCGTACGCCTCGGTCAACTTCGTCACCGCGCACGACGGTTTCACCCTGCGCGACCTGGTGTCGTACGACCGCAAGCACAACGAGGCCAACGGCGAGGGGAACCGCGACGGCACGAACGACAACCGGTCCTGGAACTGCGGCGCGGAGGGCGAGACGGACGACGGGGACGTCCGCGCGCTGCGCCGGCGGCAACTGCGGAACCTGCTGACCACGCTGCTGCTGTCGACCGGTGTGCCGATGCTGGTGGCCGGCGACGAGATGGGCCGCACCCAGCGCGGCAACAACAACGCCTACTGCCAGGACAACGAGATCGGCTGGGTGGACTGGAGCCTGCGGGACGACCCGGAGTGGCGGCCGCTGCTGGAGCTGACCTCGCGGCTGATCGCGCTGCGCCACCGGCACCCGGTGCTGCGCCGCCGCTCGTTCTTCTCCGGCCGGGCGCACTCCGCGGACGGGCTGCGGGACCTCGCCTGGTTCACCCCGCACGGCCGGGAGATGACCGAGGGCGACTGGTACGCCCCGGCCGCGAGCCTCGGCATGTACCTCTCCGGGCGGGACATCCCGGGGCGCGACGAGGAGGGGGCGCCGGTCGTCGACGACAGCTTCCTGGCCGTCCTGCACGCGGGCCCGGACCCGGTCGACTTCGTGCTGCCGGGCGCGCCCTGGGCGGAGCGGTACGAGGTGGTCGTCGACACCGCGCGGGAGGAGCAGGACGCCGCGCCCGCCGTGGTGCACCGCGCGGGGGCACCGGTCGCCGTGCCGGGGCGGTCGGTGCTGCTGCTGCGCGTGCTGCCCTGA
- a CDS encoding L,D-transpeptidase: MMHVQGRARRARAALAVVVAWAGLLTGTAGCSSEGPVTGAYGPPGRGETIQVAPRDGSTDVRPDGRLRVRVAEGRLESVKVVVSQDARESPVPGRVDDDGRTWTPDEKRLALAAKYTVDAVAVDGAGRRSARHTTFTTHVPAERFIGYVAPEDRSTVGTGMIVSLEFNRKITRRAAVERAIRVTARPAVEIRPHWFGSTRLDFRPEDYWKPGTEVTVDLNLRDVEGAPGVYGLQQRTFTFTVGRSQVSVVDAAAHTMRVRRDGELLATVPITAGAAKTPTYNGKMVITEMLEVTRMNSRTVGFGGEYDIPDVPHAVRLTSSGTFLHGNYWAAPEVFGSGNVSHGCVGLRDVKGGGADTPAGWFFDRSLIGDVVEVVNSKDRTVAPDNGLGGWNMNWKEWKAGGAVNRR; this comes from the coding sequence GTGATGCACGTACAAGGGCGCGCACGGCGCGCGAGGGCCGCGCTGGCCGTCGTAGTGGCATGGGCAGGACTGCTGACCGGAACCGCCGGATGCAGCTCGGAGGGCCCCGTCACCGGGGCGTACGGGCCGCCAGGACGCGGGGAGACCATCCAGGTGGCGCCGCGCGACGGCAGCACCGACGTCCGCCCCGACGGACGGCTGCGGGTCCGGGTGGCGGAGGGCCGGCTGGAGTCGGTGAAGGTGGTGGTCTCGCAGGACGCGCGTGAGTCACCGGTCCCGGGCCGCGTCGACGACGACGGGCGGACCTGGACACCCGACGAGAAACGGCTGGCGCTCGCCGCCAAGTACACCGTCGACGCGGTCGCCGTGGACGGCGCGGGACGCCGCTCCGCCCGGCACACCACGTTCACCACCCACGTCCCGGCGGAACGCTTCATCGGCTACGTCGCCCCCGAGGACCGCTCCACCGTCGGCACCGGCATGATCGTCTCCCTGGAGTTCAACCGGAAGATCACCCGCCGGGCCGCCGTGGAACGCGCGATCCGGGTCACCGCCCGCCCCGCCGTCGAGATCCGGCCCCACTGGTTCGGCTCCACCCGCCTCGACTTCCGCCCCGAGGACTACTGGAAACCCGGCACCGAGGTCACCGTCGACCTGAACCTGCGCGACGTCGAGGGCGCGCCCGGCGTCTACGGCCTCCAACAGCGCACCTTCACCTTCACCGTCGGCCGCAGCCAGGTGTCCGTGGTCGACGCCGCCGCGCACACCATGCGGGTACGGCGGGACGGGGAGCTGCTGGCCACCGTGCCGATCACGGCGGGTGCCGCCAAGACGCCCACGTACAACGGCAAGATGGTGATCACCGAGATGCTCGAGGTCACCCGCATGAACAGCCGCACGGTCGGCTTCGGCGGCGAGTACGACATCCCCGACGTCCCGCACGCCGTCCGGCTGACCAGCTCCGGCACCTTCCTGCACGGCAACTACTGGGCCGCTCCCGAGGTGTTCGGCAGCGGCAACGTCAGTCACGGGTGCGTGGGCCTGCGCGACGTGAAGGGCGGCGGCGCGGACACCCCGGCGGGCTGGTTCTTCGACCGCAGTCTCATCGGCGACGTCGTCGAGGTCGTCAACAGCAAGGACCGGACGGTGGCACCGGACAACGGCCTCGGCGGCTGGAACATGAACTGGAAGGAATGGAAGGCGGGCGGCGCGGTGAACCGGCGCTGA
- a CDS encoding L,D-transpeptidase, whose protein sequence is MNVGPISGASVGARRGGRKLAALALGVMLAVTACGGGGSEPGSDGGDGKGKGKDSTAARSAQSEAAVTIAPENGAKSVATSGALKVTAAKGKLTEVVVKNPDGKAVDGAISGDGATWTPSTHLAASTTYTVHAVAKDAEGRTTAEDSRFTTLTPENTFIGHFTPEDGSTVGVGMPFSLRFTRGITNPEDVEKAIRITTVPAVEVEGHWFGNDRLDFRPETYWKAGTKVTVDLNLDGVEGRDGVYGKQAKTVSFTIGRSQVSVVDAKKLTMKVMRDGKLIKKIPVTTGAPGYETWNGKMVISEKLAVTRMNGDTVGYGGEYDIKDVPHAMRLSTSGTFIHGNYWGGDVFGNRNDSHGCVGLRDVRGGWDKKAPAAWFFENSLIGDVVEVKNSDDAVIAPDNGLNGWNMSWEKWKA, encoded by the coding sequence GTGAACGTGGGGCCGATATCGGGGGCGTCGGTGGGCGCGCGGCGCGGGGGCAGGAAGCTCGCGGCGCTGGCACTCGGGGTGATGCTGGCGGTCACCGCCTGTGGCGGCGGGGGATCGGAGCCGGGCTCCGACGGGGGCGACGGCAAGGGCAAGGGCAAGGACTCCACGGCGGCGCGGAGCGCGCAGTCCGAGGCGGCGGTCACCATCGCGCCGGAGAACGGCGCCAAGTCGGTCGCGACCAGCGGCGCCTTGAAGGTGACGGCCGCCAAGGGCAAGCTCACCGAGGTCGTCGTCAAGAACCCGGACGGCAAGGCGGTCGACGGGGCGATATCCGGCGACGGCGCCACCTGGACGCCGTCCACCCACCTGGCCGCCTCCACCACCTACACGGTGCACGCGGTCGCCAAGGACGCCGAGGGCCGCACCACCGCCGAGGACTCCCGCTTCACCACACTGACGCCGGAGAACACCTTCATCGGCCACTTCACCCCCGAGGACGGCTCCACGGTCGGCGTCGGAATGCCGTTCTCGCTCCGCTTCACCCGGGGCATCACCAACCCCGAGGACGTCGAGAAGGCCATCCGCATCACCACCGTGCCGGCCGTCGAGGTCGAGGGCCACTGGTTCGGCAACGACCGCCTCGACTTCCGCCCCGAGACGTACTGGAAGGCCGGCACCAAGGTCACCGTCGACCTCAACCTCGACGGCGTCGAGGGCCGCGACGGCGTCTACGGCAAGCAGGCCAAGACCGTCTCCTTCACCATCGGCCGCAGCCAGGTGTCCGTGGTGGACGCCAAGAAGCTCACCATGAAGGTGATGCGGGACGGCAAGCTGATCAAGAAGATCCCGGTCACCACCGGCGCCCCGGGCTACGAGACCTGGAACGGCAAGATGGTCATCAGCGAGAAGCTGGCGGTCACCCGGATGAACGGCGACACGGTCGGCTACGGCGGCGAGTACGACATCAAGGACGTGCCGCACGCGATGCGCCTGTCCACCTCCGGCACCTTCATCCACGGCAACTACTGGGGCGGCGACGTCTTCGGCAACCGTAACGACAGCCACGGCTGCGTGGGGCTGCGTGACGTGCGCGGCGGCTGGGACAAGAAGGCGCCGGCGGCCTGGTTCTTCGAGAACTCGCTGATCGGCGACGTGGTCGAGGTCAAGAACAGCGACGACGCGGTCATCGCCCCGGACAACGGCCTCAACGGCTGGAACATGTCCTGGGAGAAGTGGAAGGCGTAA
- a CDS encoding enoyl-CoA hydratase/isomerase family protein, producing the protein MTVHLEVAEGVGTLRLDRPPMNALDVATQDRLKELAEEATRREDVRAVVIYGGEKVFAAGADIKEMQAMDHAAMVLRARALQDSFTAVARIPKPVVAAVTGYALGGGCELALCADYRIAGENAKLGQPEILLGLIPGAGGTQRLSRLIGPSKAKDLIFTGRQVRADEALALGLVDRVVPADEVHTQAHAWAAKLAQGPAIALRAAKEAVDTGLETDIETGLAVERNWFAGLFATEDRERGMRSFVEEGPGKAKFL; encoded by the coding sequence ATGACCGTACATCTCGAAGTCGCCGAGGGCGTCGGCACGCTGCGCCTGGACCGCCCGCCCATGAACGCGCTGGACGTCGCCACGCAGGACCGTCTGAAGGAGCTCGCCGAGGAGGCCACGCGCCGCGAGGACGTGCGCGCCGTGGTGATCTACGGCGGCGAGAAGGTGTTCGCGGCGGGCGCGGACATCAAGGAGATGCAGGCCATGGACCACGCGGCGATGGTCCTGCGCGCCCGCGCCCTGCAGGACTCCTTCACCGCCGTGGCCCGCATCCCCAAGCCGGTCGTCGCCGCCGTCACCGGTTACGCACTCGGCGGGGGCTGCGAGCTCGCCCTCTGCGCCGACTACCGGATCGCCGGGGAGAACGCCAAGCTCGGTCAGCCGGAGATCCTGCTCGGCCTGATCCCGGGCGCCGGCGGCACCCAGCGGCTGTCCCGGCTGATCGGCCCGTCCAAGGCCAAGGACCTGATCTTCACGGGCCGGCAGGTCCGCGCCGACGAGGCCCTGGCCCTCGGCCTCGTGGACCGCGTGGTCCCCGCCGACGAGGTCCACACCCAGGCGCACGCCTGGGCCGCCAAGCTGGCCCAGGGGCCGGCGATCGCGCTGCGGGCCGCCAAGGAGGCGGTCGACACCGGGCTGGAGACGGACATCGAGACCGGTCTCGCGGTCGAGCGCAACTGGTTCGCGGGCCTGTTCGCCACGGAGGACCGTGAGCGGGGCATGCGCAGCTTCGTGGAGGAGGGCCCGGGCAAGGCGAAGTTCCTGTGA
- a CDS encoding ATP-binding protein, producing the protein MAGLEGMEQPRGDGRAIASRWSPTVEDERAVRALELYGDPAEREIPLPSLPESAATARRLVQIVILRRWGLTAKITEDAVLLVSELVGNAVRHTGARVFGLRMRHRRGWIRIEVRDPSRALPCLIPVQEMDISGRGLFLVDKLADRWGVDLLSHGKTTWFEMRVSDR; encoded by the coding sequence ATGGCGGGGCTGGAGGGCATGGAACAGCCGCGGGGAGACGGGCGCGCCATCGCGTCGCGCTGGTCGCCGACGGTCGAGGACGAACGTGCCGTGCGGGCACTGGAGTTGTACGGAGACCCGGCGGAGCGTGAAATTCCGCTCCCTTCTCTTCCCGAGTCCGCCGCCACCGCCCGCCGCCTGGTGCAGATCGTCATCCTGCGCCGCTGGGGCCTGACCGCGAAGATCACCGAGGACGCCGTCCTGCTGGTCTCGGAACTGGTCGGCAACGCCGTCCGCCACACCGGTGCCCGTGTCTTCGGTCTGCGCATGCGTCACCGGCGCGGCTGGATCCGCATCGAGGTCCGTGACCCGTCCAGGGCCCTGCCCTGCCTCATTCCGGTGCAGGAGATGGACATCAGCGGCCGCGGGCTCTTCCTCGTCGACAAGCTCGCCGACCGCTGGGGCGTCGACCTCCTCTCCCACGGCAAGACCACGTGGTTCGAGATGCGGGTCTCCGACCGCTGA
- a CDS encoding EF-hand domain-containing protein encodes MADIEEARKQFERIDTNGDGYITAAEFKTALAQGGDWNVTEAVADALIKSRDLDGDKLLSFDEFWAHLDK; translated from the coding sequence GTGGCGGACATCGAGGAAGCACGCAAGCAGTTCGAGCGGATCGACACGAACGGGGACGGCTACATCACCGCTGCCGAGTTCAAGACCGCGCTGGCGCAGGGCGGCGACTGGAACGTCACCGAGGCGGTCGCCGACGCCCTGATCAAGTCGCGGGACCTCGACGGCGACAAGCTGCTGTCCTTCGACGAGTTCTGGGCGCACCTGGACAAGTAG
- a CDS encoding NADPH-dependent F420 reductase: MLWGRTGERGRNSPPVRAVGADHGDFSRKSSRTSIPGRARRADMKIGIIGAGNIGGNLTRRLTALGHDVSVANSRGPHTLKALAEETGATPVRVEEAARGAEIAVVTVPMKAVPDLPSGLFDEAAPGVVVIDTGNYYPRQRDGRIAGIEDEGLTESRWTERQIGHPVIKAFNGTFAQDLLDRHRPAGDPDRMALPVAGDDEAAKRKVRDLIEELGFDTVDTGGLDDSWRQQPGTPVYGLRGGVDAVTRALAEAPPERPADFRG; this comes from the coding sequence ATGCTGTGGGGCCGGACGGGCGAACGGGGACGGAATAGTCCCCCTGTCCGTGCGGTTGGCGCCGATCATGGGGATTTCTCACGGAAATCCAGCCGGACATCGATCCCCGGAAGGGCGAGGCGAGCGGACATGAAGATCGGCATCATCGGCGCGGGCAACATCGGCGGGAATCTCACACGGCGGCTCACGGCCCTCGGCCACGACGTGTCCGTCGCCAACTCCCGCGGCCCGCACACCCTGAAGGCACTGGCCGAGGAGACCGGGGCGACCCCGGTACGGGTCGAGGAGGCCGCCCGCGGCGCCGAGATCGCCGTGGTCACGGTGCCCATGAAGGCCGTGCCCGACCTGCCGTCCGGGCTGTTCGACGAGGCCGCCCCGGGCGTGGTCGTCATCGACACCGGCAACTACTACCCGCGGCAGCGCGACGGCCGGATCGCCGGCATCGAGGACGAGGGCCTCACCGAGAGCCGCTGGACCGAGCGCCAGATCGGCCACCCCGTGATCAAGGCGTTCAACGGCACGTTCGCCCAGGACCTGCTGGACCGCCACCGTCCGGCCGGCGACCCCGACCGCATGGCGCTGCCCGTCGCCGGGGACGACGAGGCCGCCAAGCGCAAGGTCCGGGACCTGATCGAGGAACTCGGCTTCGACACCGTCGACACGGGCGGCCTCGACGACTCCTGGCGCCAGCAGCCCGGCACCCCGGTCTACGGCCTGCGCGGCGGCGTCGACGCCGTCACCCGGGCCCTCGCCGAGGCACCCCCGGAGCGCCCGGCGGACTTCCGCGGCTAG
- a CDS encoding glycoside hydrolase family 25 protein → MLHGIDVSSHQSETYDTDGLSFVFIKATEGRSYVNSKLSAQTKRGRDAGLVVGFYHFLWPGNLTEQAAYFVSKAPEKRGDILAVDWERTGSGTRASNAEKDRFIREVKELRPHNKVVLYSNRDFWLNVDTTSYAGDGLWIADYVTAGKPRIKADWRFHQYTDDPLDKNVADFSSGSALREWAGA, encoded by the coding sequence ATGCTGCACGGCATCGACGTCAGTTCCCACCAGTCCGAAACGTACGACACGGACGGCCTTTCCTTCGTCTTCATCAAGGCGACGGAGGGGCGTTCGTACGTGAACTCGAAATTGAGCGCCCAGACCAAGAGAGGCCGGGACGCCGGTCTGGTGGTCGGGTTCTACCACTTCCTCTGGCCGGGGAATCTCACCGAACAGGCCGCGTACTTCGTCAGCAAGGCGCCCGAGAAGCGGGGCGACATCCTCGCCGTGGACTGGGAGAGGACGGGAAGCGGCACCCGGGCCAGCAACGCGGAGAAGGACCGCTTCATCCGCGAGGTGAAGGAGCTGCGGCCCCACAACAAGGTGGTCCTGTACTCCAACCGGGATTTCTGGCTGAACGTCGACACCACGTCCTACGCCGGTGACGGGCTCTGGATCGCCGACTACGTCACCGCCGGGAAACCCCGCATCAAGGCGGACTGGCGTTTCCACCAGTACACCGACGACCCGCTGGACAAGAATGTCGCGGACTTCTCCAGCGGGTCGGCACTGCGGGAATGGGCCGGAGCCTGA